GTGTTCAAGTCGAACGGTTTCGGCAAATACTGTTCGATTCTGCCCCCTTGTTCATGTCTGTAACGAGTCTGCAAATCAAAGCCCACTGCGTTGCGGTTGGTGTCGTTTGCAGCTATTAGAGTCGTGCCGCTGCCGACAAAGGGAACGAGGACAAGCTCTCCTTGATGCGTGAAGAGCTCAATAACTTTCTTCGACAACGAAATTGGGAAAGTCGCGGGATGGGCGTTCTTATCTCTTATGTCTCGTGATTCATAGAAAAACTGCCAGACCCCTAATTGGGATTTCAGCCAGTCTTTCGCAGTCATGCAGTTGATGTGGGTGGGGGAGCAATGACACGTCCGCGTGCAGGGAATATTCAGGGCGTGACGATACTGCCGGGTGTCTTCCCTAATTACCAGAGGAGAAGCGTTTTCGGCGTTGCATTTGGTCCTGTTTCTTGCACCCATGAGACAAGACTAACGCAAGTACGAGAGCACGGCAACAGAGCATTTCGATCATTCCTGAGCCTATCCCCAGGGCCTGCAAGCCGCCGAGGGCACGGACAAAGGGTAAGGACGAACGGATGGTTGGATATGTGAAGCACAACTTCTTCGAGCGGTACCGTTCGTTTGAGAGTTTCGAGCACATGAACGCTCTTGCCGAGAGGTGGCTCGTCGAGGAGGCTGATCCGAGAGTGCATGGGACGGTGAAGGAGCGGGGGATTGAGCGTTTCAGGCGTGAAGCATCGGCCCTGGGAGCGCTCCCGCGCGTTCGACTTGATACGAGCTACCAGGAGCGGCGAGTAGTGGCGTGGGACGCGTATATTGAGGTACGCGGGAATCGTTACAGCGTGCCTGATCGTCTCTGCGGTTCGGAGGTGTCGGTGCGGATACGGCTTGGATGGGACCCTGGTCGTCTATGACGACAGCGGTGAGAAGGTTGTTGAGCACCGGCGAAGTGGCTCAAGACCCAGTGCTCTCGATCACGACTGTAAGCCTCGCCACAATACGGCTGTTCTTGCGGCGGCGATCCAACGCCTATTCAGAACTTCATGTTCTGCAGTGCTCTTTTTGACGTGTATGACGGTGTGCACCACTGAGGAAGGCTAGACCGCCCGGCGTCGCGCGGTCAAGATGCTTGGAGAACCACTGTTATTGGGTGCGGCGGTGACGTCGCATGTACTCCCAGAATCCGCGGGGGTCGAGAATACGAATGGGTACCTGACCAGCACATTCGTGTCGAGGAAAATCCTCACGAAATTTTGGCCACCACGTCTTCATCCGTCAAATATCCACGCGCCTCCGCAAACGGCAAAACCTGCCGCCGAAGTTGCTCAAACTGGAGCAACGCAAGCTGCCTTCGGAGCGCATCCCGAACTATGTCGCTTCGAGTCCGTCCCGCCTGCTTGCAGATCCGATCCAACTGTCGCTGAAGGTCCCGGTCCAGACGT
This DNA window, taken from Candidatus Eisenbacteria bacterium, encodes the following:
- a CDS encoding ribbon-helix-helix protein, CopG family, with the translated sequence MRPLSAVTIRLDRDLQRQLDRICKQAGRTRSDIVRDALRRQLALLQFEQLRRQVLPFAEARGYLTDEDVVAKIS